One stretch of Gouania willdenowi chromosome 16, fGouWil2.1, whole genome shotgun sequence DNA includes these proteins:
- the LOC114478104 gene encoding LOW QUALITY PROTEIN: frizzled-6-like (The sequence of the model RefSeq protein was modified relative to this genomic sequence to represent the inferred CDS: inserted 2 bases in 1 codon), whose translation MLMPGLLWLCLALMLMGICSGHSLFTCEPIKVHRCLGINYNMTFFPNMMEHYDQDIAASYMEPFMPLANLHCSPDVHHFLCQAFIPACTEENKVIRPCREQCETVVSDCEENIRVFGITWPSELQCDKLDPCDSTGDSALTATXTPMMSSSGKRDLGFWCPLQLKSSSGHGSSFLGAQDCAPPCSNMYFKPHDIEFAKTFIGICSIICLGATLFTFLTFLIDVKRFRYPERPIIFYAVCYSFVSLIYFIGFLLGNDAACIKASTFTSVDTVVMGSQSKGCTLLFMLLYFFSMAGLVWWVILTITWFLAAGPKWSCEAIDKKAVWFHSAAWGIPGSLTVTLLALNKVEGDNISGVCFVGLYDLDALRYFVLAPLCVGVVVGLSLILAGIVSLNHVRQVIQHDERNQEKLKKFMIRIGVFSCLYLVPLVTLLACYTYEQSYRSTWENTWINERCQEYSIPCSYKTTEQSHPDLTLFLVKYLMTLVVGISAVFWVSSKKTCSEWAYFFNRTRKRDPISESRRVLQESCEFFLKHNSRVQHKKKHYKASSHKLKVISKSMGTSTGITATKVSTTTNNQGTSALGNREPNMQASLDRGTPSRSSRRGERDREREREREREGLERRSKGGSSSKVSSRSGSLHRAAEGRATPLSDLPEPRQVPMRQQEKPAINQSPASTTPDPAYQKVHHVPEESKDPKDNNA comes from the exons CCCTTTATGCCCCTGGCAAACCTGCACTGCTCCCCAGACGTTCACCACTTCCTCTGCCAGGCCTTTATCCCAGCGTGCACTGAGGAGAACAAGGTGATCCGCCCGTGCAGAGAGCAGTGTGAGACCGTAGTGTCTGACTGTGAAGAGAACATCCGTGTCTTTGGTATCACCTGGCCCTCTGAGCTGCAATGTGACAA ATTGGACCCATGTGACTCCACTGGGGATTCTGCACTTACTGCCAC CACTCCAATGATGTCCTCATCAGGAAAAAGAGACCTTGGTTTCTGGTGTCCGCTTCAGTTAAAGTCCAGTTCAGGTCATGGTTCTTCCTTCCTGGGTGCCCAGGACTGCGCTCCACCCTGCTCCAACATGTACTTCAAACCCCACGACATAGAATTTGCCAAGACATTCATCGGCATATGCTCAATTATCTGCTTGGGTGCCACACTTTTCACATTTCTCACTTTCCTCATTGATGTCAAGCGTTTCCGTTACCCGGAGCGGCCCATCATCTTTTACGCCGTCTGCTACAGCTTCGTCTCACTTATAtatttcattggatttttgcTGGGGAACGATGCGGCCTGTATCAAAGCGAGTACTTTCACCAGTGTGGACACTGTGGTGATGGGTTCACAGAGCAAAGGCTGCACTCTGCTTTTTATGCTTCTCTACTTCTTTTCCATGGCCGGTCTCGTCTGGTGGGTCATACTCACCATCACTTGGTTTTTGGCTGCTGGACCCAAGTGGAGCTGTGAGGCCATTGACAAGAAGGCG GTGTGGTTTCACTCTGCTGCGTGGGGGATCCCTGGGTCTCTCACCGTCACACTGCTGGCCTTGAACAAAGTTGAAGGAGACAACATCAGCGGTGTCTGCTTTGTAGGTCTCTACGACCTTGATGCCCTGCGCTACTTCGTCCTCGCCCCTCTGTGCGTGGGCGTCGTAGTCGGCCTCTCCCTCATCCTGGCAGGCATCGTTTCTCTCAACCACGTCCGGCAGGTCATTCAGCATGACGAGCGCAACCAGGAGAAGCTCAAGAAATTCATGATTCGCATCGGGGTGTTCAGCTGCCTTTACCTAGTCCCGCTGGTCACGCTTTTAGCTTGTTACACCTACGAGCAGAGCTATCGCAGCACCTGGGAGAACACCTGGATTAACGAGCGCTGTCAAGAGTACAGCATTCCCTGCTCCTACAAG ACCACTGAGCAAAGCCACCCAGACCTCACTCTTTTCCTGGTCAAGTACTTGATGACTCTGGTTGTTGGAATATCTGCAGTTTTCTGGGTCAGCAGTAAAAAGACATGCTCTGAGTGGGCTTACTTCTTCAACAGGACTCGCAAGAGAGA TCCCATCAGCGAGAGCCGCCGTGTGCTTCAAGAGTCCTGTGAGTTCTTCCTCAAGCACAACAGTCGCGTTCAGCACAAGAAGAAGCACTACAAGGCCAGCTCCCACAAGCTTAAAGTCATTTCCAAGTCAATGGGCACCAGCACTGGCATAACAGCCACCAAAGTGTCCACGACCACAAACAACCAGGGGACATCCGCACTTGGCAACCGCGAGCCCAACATGCAAGCATCCCTGGACAGAGGGACCCCGAGCCGCAGCTCTAGGAGGGGTGAGAGggacagagagagggagagggagagggagagagaggggcTGGAGAGACGGAGCAAAGGAGGGAGCTCCAGTAAGGTCAGCAGCCGCTCAGGGAGCTTGCACAGGGCTGCTGAGGGAAG GGCAACCCCTCTGAGCGACCTGCCAGAGCCTCGGCAGGTTCCCATGAGACAACAGGAGAAACCAGCTATAAACCAATCACCTGCCAGCACTACCCCGGACCCCGCCTATCAGAAGGTTCACCATGTGCCTGAAGAGAGCAAGGATCCAAAGGACAACAACGCCTAA